The Humulus lupulus chromosome 3, drHumLupu1.1, whole genome shotgun sequence genome window below encodes:
- the LOC133821412 gene encoding uncharacterized protein LOC133821412 isoform X2: protein MFFVFFVFFMFFVLGDQLIMSTSRCDSHADSVCRLSCSFSEEDFSSLFQSSAEMVDCNRITVVELGGRPLGDVTGRGIDSNEPIDGGMPGSGSMLSSNPRSSISLGELTYLRRHYEIPDTISLHAPAKAERPDWHLPGWVCLYELPFKEGLRFPIPRLVVELCEYHEISPGQLMPNSWRILMSLEVLCERHKITLGVADLLRAYYLKAHLNDKGRYQLTTRGKDPPLIISLKSGDKRWKDRYFFVPFVSLGLPADSRIPCSWSPACRLRVEYLWDSRESSGRLKSILAIPEAEREWSDLLSESSLRQSSLWRSVEKLPEGIPLLQSPDNPRVVFIKRSLEVLGYTPNFLTELTTSERLFADVAMSRPFTLPLTGSNALERLRQAKKSSVGSSEADREVVVPPADPPVLTRSQTKKKKKAVQDDSSDPFSDTVALSFPSNAAAYSEIGPHLGEIDKLLWPEDDHRMEQVGTDGSIDTTVSHLFQGLQGVIWLKKKIKSLMATLKEVRSQRNDLRGEVSRLKDSKKESDQLIADLKAQLESKEADVEKLRVTLGQVDDLKAEVASLENRMLVIGLEAEIQCRGVMASEFRDGKADSWDVPKYIADLEELEKMRAEEITRAEELATSFGIMTTNDLVVDD, encoded by the exons ATGTTCTTTGTGTTCTTCGTGTTCTTCATGTTCTTCGTGCTAG GTGATCAGCTCATTATGTCTACAAGTAGGTGTGATAGTCACGCTGATTCAGTCTGTCGACTGTCTTGTTCGTTTAGTGAAGAAGATTTTAGTTCTCTCTTTCAAAGTTCTGCTGAGATGGTTGATTGCAACCGAATTACAGTAGTAGAATTGGGGGGTCGTCCTTTAGGTGATGTTACTGGAAGGGGAATAGATTCTAACGAACCTATTGATGGTGGTATGCCGGGTTCTGGTAGTATGCTTAGTTCTAATCCTAGGTCTTCCATAAGTTTAGGTGAGTTGACCTATCTTCGTCGTCATTATGAGATCCCTGATACCATCAGTCTGCATGCTCCTGCTAAGGCGGAGCGGCCTGACTGGCACTTACCTGGTTGGGTGTGTCTGTATGAACTTCCCTTCAAAGAAGGGCTTCGGTTTCCCATCCCCCGATTAGTCGTTGAGTTGTGTGAGTACCACGAGATTTCGCCCGGACAACTAATGCCAAATTCATGGCGGATTTTGATGTCTCTCGAAGTCCTTTGTGAAAGGCACAAGATAACACTTGGGGTGGCTGACTTGTTGAGAGCTTACTACTTGAAGGCACACCTTAATGACAAAGGTAGGTACCAGTTAACAACTAGGGGGAAGGACCCTCCTTTAATTATTAGTTTGAAGAGTGGAGATAAGAGGTGGAAGGACCGTTACTTCTTCGTCCCTTTCGTCTCGTTGGGGTTACCTGCTGATAGTAGGATACCTTGTTCATGGTCTCCTGCAT GTAGGCTTCGAGTTGAGTACCTTTGGGATTCGAGGGAGTCTTCTGGTCGACTTAAGAGTATTCTTGCTATTCCTGAGGCGGAGCGTGAGTGGAGTGATTTGTTGTCTGAATCGAGTCTTCGTCAGAGTTCTTTGTGGCGCTCTGTTGAAAAACTCCCTGAAGGTATTCCTCTTCTACAGAGTCCTGATAATCCTCGTGTTGTGTTTATCAAGAGAAGTTTAGAAGTCTTGGGATATACTCCCAATTTTTTGACTGAATTGACGACAAGTGAGCGGTTGTTTGCAGACGTAGCTATGTCCCGACCCTTTACACTTCCTCTAACCGGTTCCAATGCCTTGGAACGTTTGCGTCAAGCAAAGAAATCGTCCGTTGGGAGCTCAGAAGCTGACAGAGAGGTTGTCGTGCCTCCGGCTGATCCCCCTGTTTTGACGCGGAGTCAgacgaaaaaaaagaagaaggctGTGCAGGATGATTCTTCCGACCCATTTAGCGACACCGTTGCCCTTTCGTTCCCTTCCAATGCTGCGGCCTATAGTGAGATTGGGCCTCACTTAGGAGAGATTGATAAGTTGTTGTGGCCCGAAGATGATCACAGAATGGAGCAGGTTGGTACGGATGGGTCAATTGATACCACTGTTTCTCATTTGTTCCAG GGTTTGCAAGGGGTCATTTGGCTGAAGAAGAAAATCAAGTCCTTAATGGCAACTCTAAAGGAAGTAAGGAGTCAGAGAAATGATCTTCGGGGTGAAGTTAGTCGGCTGAAAGATTCCAAGAAGGAGTCTGATCAACTCATAGCTGATTTGAAGGCTCAACTAGAATCCAAGGAAGCTGATGTCGAGAAGCTGAGAGTGACTCTTGGTCAAGTTGATGATTTGAAAGCCGAGGTTGCTTCGTTGGAGAATCGGATGTTGGTCATTGGGCTGGAGGCTGAGATCCAATGCCGTGGCGTAATGGCTAGTGAGTTTCGGGATGGTAAGGCTGATAGCTGGGATGTTCCCAAATACATTGCTGATCTTGAGGAATTGGAGAAGATGAGGGCTGAAGAGATAACCCGGGCCGAAGAGTTAGCCACTTCTTTTGGCATCATGACTACTAATGATCTGGTTGTGGATGACTGA
- the LOC133821412 gene encoding uncharacterized protein LOC133821412 isoform X1, giving the protein MSFLCSLRLSCCFALGDQLIMSTSRCDSHADSVCRLSCSFSEEDFSSLFQSSAEMVDCNRITVVELGGRPLGDVTGRGIDSNEPIDGGMPGSGSMLSSNPRSSISLGELTYLRRHYEIPDTISLHAPAKAERPDWHLPGWVCLYELPFKEGLRFPIPRLVVELCEYHEISPGQLMPNSWRILMSLEVLCERHKITLGVADLLRAYYLKAHLNDKGRYQLTTRGKDPPLIISLKSGDKRWKDRYFFVPFVSLGLPADSRIPCSWSPACRLRVEYLWDSRESSGRLKSILAIPEAEREWSDLLSESSLRQSSLWRSVEKLPEGIPLLQSPDNPRVVFIKRSLEVLGYTPNFLTELTTSERLFADVAMSRPFTLPLTGSNALERLRQAKKSSVGSSEADREVVVPPADPPVLTRSQTKKKKKAVQDDSSDPFSDTVALSFPSNAAAYSEIGPHLGEIDKLLWPEDDHRMEQVGTDGSIDTTVSHLFQGLQGVIWLKKKIKSLMATLKEVRSQRNDLRGEVSRLKDSKKESDQLIADLKAQLESKEADVEKLRVTLGQVDDLKAEVASLENRMLVIGLEAEIQCRGVMASEFRDGKADSWDVPKYIADLEELEKMRAEEITRAEELATSFGIMTTNDLVVDD; this is encoded by the exons ATGTCTTTTTTGTGTTCCTTAAGGCTTAGCTGTTGTTTTGCTCTAGGTGATCAGCTCATTATGTCTACAAGTAGGTGTGATAGTCACGCTGATTCAGTCTGTCGACTGTCTTGTTCGTTTAGTGAAGAAGATTTTAGTTCTCTCTTTCAAAGTTCTGCTGAGATGGTTGATTGCAACCGAATTACAGTAGTAGAATTGGGGGGTCGTCCTTTAGGTGATGTTACTGGAAGGGGAATAGATTCTAACGAACCTATTGATGGTGGTATGCCGGGTTCTGGTAGTATGCTTAGTTCTAATCCTAGGTCTTCCATAAGTTTAGGTGAGTTGACCTATCTTCGTCGTCATTATGAGATCCCTGATACCATCAGTCTGCATGCTCCTGCTAAGGCGGAGCGGCCTGACTGGCACTTACCTGGTTGGGTGTGTCTGTATGAACTTCCCTTCAAAGAAGGGCTTCGGTTTCCCATCCCCCGATTAGTCGTTGAGTTGTGTGAGTACCACGAGATTTCGCCCGGACAACTAATGCCAAATTCATGGCGGATTTTGATGTCTCTCGAAGTCCTTTGTGAAAGGCACAAGATAACACTTGGGGTGGCTGACTTGTTGAGAGCTTACTACTTGAAGGCACACCTTAATGACAAAGGTAGGTACCAGTTAACAACTAGGGGGAAGGACCCTCCTTTAATTATTAGTTTGAAGAGTGGAGATAAGAGGTGGAAGGACCGTTACTTCTTCGTCCCTTTCGTCTCGTTGGGGTTACCTGCTGATAGTAGGATACCTTGTTCATGGTCTCCTGCAT GTAGGCTTCGAGTTGAGTACCTTTGGGATTCGAGGGAGTCTTCTGGTCGACTTAAGAGTATTCTTGCTATTCCTGAGGCGGAGCGTGAGTGGAGTGATTTGTTGTCTGAATCGAGTCTTCGTCAGAGTTCTTTGTGGCGCTCTGTTGAAAAACTCCCTGAAGGTATTCCTCTTCTACAGAGTCCTGATAATCCTCGTGTTGTGTTTATCAAGAGAAGTTTAGAAGTCTTGGGATATACTCCCAATTTTTTGACTGAATTGACGACAAGTGAGCGGTTGTTTGCAGACGTAGCTATGTCCCGACCCTTTACACTTCCTCTAACCGGTTCCAATGCCTTGGAACGTTTGCGTCAAGCAAAGAAATCGTCCGTTGGGAGCTCAGAAGCTGACAGAGAGGTTGTCGTGCCTCCGGCTGATCCCCCTGTTTTGACGCGGAGTCAgacgaaaaaaaagaagaaggctGTGCAGGATGATTCTTCCGACCCATTTAGCGACACCGTTGCCCTTTCGTTCCCTTCCAATGCTGCGGCCTATAGTGAGATTGGGCCTCACTTAGGAGAGATTGATAAGTTGTTGTGGCCCGAAGATGATCACAGAATGGAGCAGGTTGGTACGGATGGGTCAATTGATACCACTGTTTCTCATTTGTTCCAG GGTTTGCAAGGGGTCATTTGGCTGAAGAAGAAAATCAAGTCCTTAATGGCAACTCTAAAGGAAGTAAGGAGTCAGAGAAATGATCTTCGGGGTGAAGTTAGTCGGCTGAAAGATTCCAAGAAGGAGTCTGATCAACTCATAGCTGATTTGAAGGCTCAACTAGAATCCAAGGAAGCTGATGTCGAGAAGCTGAGAGTGACTCTTGGTCAAGTTGATGATTTGAAAGCCGAGGTTGCTTCGTTGGAGAATCGGATGTTGGTCATTGGGCTGGAGGCTGAGATCCAATGCCGTGGCGTAATGGCTAGTGAGTTTCGGGATGGTAAGGCTGATAGCTGGGATGTTCCCAAATACATTGCTGATCTTGAGGAATTGGAGAAGATGAGGGCTGAAGAGATAACCCGGGCCGAAGAGTTAGCCACTTCTTTTGGCATCATGACTACTAATGATCTGGTTGTGGATGACTGA
- the LOC133821412 gene encoding uncharacterized protein LOC133821412 isoform X4, producing the protein MSFLCSLRLSCCFALGDQLIMSTSRCDSHADSVCRLSCSFSEEDFSSLFQSSAEMVDCNRITVVELGGRPLGDVTGRGIDSNEPIDGGMPGSGSMLSSNPRSSISLGELTYLRRHYEIPDTISLHAPAKAERPDWHLPGWVCLYELPFKEGLRFPIPRLVVELCEYHEISPGQLMPNSWRILMSLEVLCERHKITLGVADLLRAYYLKAHLNDKGRYQLTTRGKDPPLIISLKSGDKRWKDRYFFVPFVSLGLPADSRIPCSWSPACRLRVEYLWDSRESSGRLKSILAIPEAEREWSDLLSESSLRQSSLWRSVEKLPEDVAMSRPFTLPLTGSNALERLRQAKKSSVGSSEADREVVVPPADPPVLTRSQTKKKKKAVQDDSSDPFSDTVALSFPSNAAAYSEIGPHLGEIDKLLWPEDDHRMEQVGTDGSIDTTVSHLFQGLQGVIWLKKKIKSLMATLKEVRSQRNDLRGEVSRLKDSKKESDQLIADLKAQLESKEADVEKLRVTLGQVDDLKAEVASLENRMLVIGLEAEIQCRGVMASEFRDGKADSWDVPKYIADLEELEKMRAEEITRAEELATSFGIMTTNDLVVDD; encoded by the exons ATGTCTTTTTTGTGTTCCTTAAGGCTTAGCTGTTGTTTTGCTCTAGGTGATCAGCTCATTATGTCTACAAGTAGGTGTGATAGTCACGCTGATTCAGTCTGTCGACTGTCTTGTTCGTTTAGTGAAGAAGATTTTAGTTCTCTCTTTCAAAGTTCTGCTGAGATGGTTGATTGCAACCGAATTACAGTAGTAGAATTGGGGGGTCGTCCTTTAGGTGATGTTACTGGAAGGGGAATAGATTCTAACGAACCTATTGATGGTGGTATGCCGGGTTCTGGTAGTATGCTTAGTTCTAATCCTAGGTCTTCCATAAGTTTAGGTGAGTTGACCTATCTTCGTCGTCATTATGAGATCCCTGATACCATCAGTCTGCATGCTCCTGCTAAGGCGGAGCGGCCTGACTGGCACTTACCTGGTTGGGTGTGTCTGTATGAACTTCCCTTCAAAGAAGGGCTTCGGTTTCCCATCCCCCGATTAGTCGTTGAGTTGTGTGAGTACCACGAGATTTCGCCCGGACAACTAATGCCAAATTCATGGCGGATTTTGATGTCTCTCGAAGTCCTTTGTGAAAGGCACAAGATAACACTTGGGGTGGCTGACTTGTTGAGAGCTTACTACTTGAAGGCACACCTTAATGACAAAGGTAGGTACCAGTTAACAACTAGGGGGAAGGACCCTCCTTTAATTATTAGTTTGAAGAGTGGAGATAAGAGGTGGAAGGACCGTTACTTCTTCGTCCCTTTCGTCTCGTTGGGGTTACCTGCTGATAGTAGGATACCTTGTTCATGGTCTCCTGCAT GTAGGCTTCGAGTTGAGTACCTTTGGGATTCGAGGGAGTCTTCTGGTCGACTTAAGAGTATTCTTGCTATTCCTGAGGCGGAGCGTGAGTGGAGTGATTTGTTGTCTGAATCGAGTCTTCGTCAGAGTTCTTTGTGGCGCTCTGTTGAAAAACTCCCTGAAG ACGTAGCTATGTCCCGACCCTTTACACTTCCTCTAACCGGTTCCAATGCCTTGGAACGTTTGCGTCAAGCAAAGAAATCGTCCGTTGGGAGCTCAGAAGCTGACAGAGAGGTTGTCGTGCCTCCGGCTGATCCCCCTGTTTTGACGCGGAGTCAgacgaaaaaaaagaagaaggctGTGCAGGATGATTCTTCCGACCCATTTAGCGACACCGTTGCCCTTTCGTTCCCTTCCAATGCTGCGGCCTATAGTGAGATTGGGCCTCACTTAGGAGAGATTGATAAGTTGTTGTGGCCCGAAGATGATCACAGAATGGAGCAGGTTGGTACGGATGGGTCAATTGATACCACTGTTTCTCATTTGTTCCAG GGTTTGCAAGGGGTCATTTGGCTGAAGAAGAAAATCAAGTCCTTAATGGCAACTCTAAAGGAAGTAAGGAGTCAGAGAAATGATCTTCGGGGTGAAGTTAGTCGGCTGAAAGATTCCAAGAAGGAGTCTGATCAACTCATAGCTGATTTGAAGGCTCAACTAGAATCCAAGGAAGCTGATGTCGAGAAGCTGAGAGTGACTCTTGGTCAAGTTGATGATTTGAAAGCCGAGGTTGCTTCGTTGGAGAATCGGATGTTGGTCATTGGGCTGGAGGCTGAGATCCAATGCCGTGGCGTAATGGCTAGTGAGTTTCGGGATGGTAAGGCTGATAGCTGGGATGTTCCCAAATACATTGCTGATCTTGAGGAATTGGAGAAGATGAGGGCTGAAGAGATAACCCGGGCCGAAGAGTTAGCCACTTCTTTTGGCATCATGACTACTAATGATCTGGTTGTGGATGACTGA
- the LOC133821412 gene encoding uncharacterized protein LOC133821412 isoform X3: MSTSRCDSHADSVCRLSCSFSEEDFSSLFQSSAEMVDCNRITVVELGGRPLGDVTGRGIDSNEPIDGGMPGSGSMLSSNPRSSISLGELTYLRRHYEIPDTISLHAPAKAERPDWHLPGWVCLYELPFKEGLRFPIPRLVVELCEYHEISPGQLMPNSWRILMSLEVLCERHKITLGVADLLRAYYLKAHLNDKGRYQLTTRGKDPPLIISLKSGDKRWKDRYFFVPFVSLGLPADSRIPCSWSPACRLRVEYLWDSRESSGRLKSILAIPEAEREWSDLLSESSLRQSSLWRSVEKLPEGIPLLQSPDNPRVVFIKRSLEVLGYTPNFLTELTTSERLFADVAMSRPFTLPLTGSNALERLRQAKKSSVGSSEADREVVVPPADPPVLTRSQTKKKKKAVQDDSSDPFSDTVALSFPSNAAAYSEIGPHLGEIDKLLWPEDDHRMEQVGTDGSIDTTVSHLFQGLQGVIWLKKKIKSLMATLKEVRSQRNDLRGEVSRLKDSKKESDQLIADLKAQLESKEADVEKLRVTLGQVDDLKAEVASLENRMLVIGLEAEIQCRGVMASEFRDGKADSWDVPKYIADLEELEKMRAEEITRAEELATSFGIMTTNDLVVDD; this comes from the exons ATGTCTACAAGTAGGTGTGATAGTCACGCTGATTCAGTCTGTCGACTGTCTTGTTCGTTTAGTGAAGAAGATTTTAGTTCTCTCTTTCAAAGTTCTGCTGAGATGGTTGATTGCAACCGAATTACAGTAGTAGAATTGGGGGGTCGTCCTTTAGGTGATGTTACTGGAAGGGGAATAGATTCTAACGAACCTATTGATGGTGGTATGCCGGGTTCTGGTAGTATGCTTAGTTCTAATCCTAGGTCTTCCATAAGTTTAGGTGAGTTGACCTATCTTCGTCGTCATTATGAGATCCCTGATACCATCAGTCTGCATGCTCCTGCTAAGGCGGAGCGGCCTGACTGGCACTTACCTGGTTGGGTGTGTCTGTATGAACTTCCCTTCAAAGAAGGGCTTCGGTTTCCCATCCCCCGATTAGTCGTTGAGTTGTGTGAGTACCACGAGATTTCGCCCGGACAACTAATGCCAAATTCATGGCGGATTTTGATGTCTCTCGAAGTCCTTTGTGAAAGGCACAAGATAACACTTGGGGTGGCTGACTTGTTGAGAGCTTACTACTTGAAGGCACACCTTAATGACAAAGGTAGGTACCAGTTAACAACTAGGGGGAAGGACCCTCCTTTAATTATTAGTTTGAAGAGTGGAGATAAGAGGTGGAAGGACCGTTACTTCTTCGTCCCTTTCGTCTCGTTGGGGTTACCTGCTGATAGTAGGATACCTTGTTCATGGTCTCCTGCAT GTAGGCTTCGAGTTGAGTACCTTTGGGATTCGAGGGAGTCTTCTGGTCGACTTAAGAGTATTCTTGCTATTCCTGAGGCGGAGCGTGAGTGGAGTGATTTGTTGTCTGAATCGAGTCTTCGTCAGAGTTCTTTGTGGCGCTCTGTTGAAAAACTCCCTGAAGGTATTCCTCTTCTACAGAGTCCTGATAATCCTCGTGTTGTGTTTATCAAGAGAAGTTTAGAAGTCTTGGGATATACTCCCAATTTTTTGACTGAATTGACGACAAGTGAGCGGTTGTTTGCAGACGTAGCTATGTCCCGACCCTTTACACTTCCTCTAACCGGTTCCAATGCCTTGGAACGTTTGCGTCAAGCAAAGAAATCGTCCGTTGGGAGCTCAGAAGCTGACAGAGAGGTTGTCGTGCCTCCGGCTGATCCCCCTGTTTTGACGCGGAGTCAgacgaaaaaaaagaagaaggctGTGCAGGATGATTCTTCCGACCCATTTAGCGACACCGTTGCCCTTTCGTTCCCTTCCAATGCTGCGGCCTATAGTGAGATTGGGCCTCACTTAGGAGAGATTGATAAGTTGTTGTGGCCCGAAGATGATCACAGAATGGAGCAGGTTGGTACGGATGGGTCAATTGATACCACTGTTTCTCATTTGTTCCAG GGTTTGCAAGGGGTCATTTGGCTGAAGAAGAAAATCAAGTCCTTAATGGCAACTCTAAAGGAAGTAAGGAGTCAGAGAAATGATCTTCGGGGTGAAGTTAGTCGGCTGAAAGATTCCAAGAAGGAGTCTGATCAACTCATAGCTGATTTGAAGGCTCAACTAGAATCCAAGGAAGCTGATGTCGAGAAGCTGAGAGTGACTCTTGGTCAAGTTGATGATTTGAAAGCCGAGGTTGCTTCGTTGGAGAATCGGATGTTGGTCATTGGGCTGGAGGCTGAGATCCAATGCCGTGGCGTAATGGCTAGTGAGTTTCGGGATGGTAAGGCTGATAGCTGGGATGTTCCCAAATACATTGCTGATCTTGAGGAATTGGAGAAGATGAGGGCTGAAGAGATAACCCGGGCCGAAGAGTTAGCCACTTCTTTTGGCATCATGACTACTAATGATCTGGTTGTGGATGACTGA